From Candidatus Methylomirabilota bacterium, one genomic window encodes:
- a CDS encoding MBL fold metallo-hydrolase — MLTTRLGDVTITRVIEIPRSYNPTPSMLPESSADAIARHHGWLKPDFWDDTTGDMGSRIQSYVVKTPKHTVVIDTGVGDDKERHEVPAWNKKKGTYLDDLRAAGVAPEQVDYVLCTHLHVDHVGWNTRLVGGKWVPTFPNAKYVMVGSEFEYWKREQEEGRDASGCFADSVAPIIGAGKAMLVDETCKIDDHLRFEPSHGHTPGHSCVRLTTKTGEAVFSGDLMHRVVQVAEPQWSSRFCTDMAHAARTRKAFVEQMADSGVLICAAHFPRPGFIVKRAGGLRFTPAPEA, encoded by the coding sequence ATGCTGACGACCCGGCTCGGCGACGTCACCATCACCCGCGTGATCGAGATCCCGCGCTCCTACAACCCCACGCCGTCCATGCTACCGGAGTCCTCCGCCGATGCCATCGCGCGCCACCACGGTTGGCTGAAGCCCGACTTCTGGGACGACACCACCGGGGACATGGGCTCGCGCATCCAGTCGTACGTCGTGAAGACGCCGAAGCACACCGTGGTCATCGACACCGGCGTGGGCGACGACAAGGAGCGGCACGAAGTGCCCGCCTGGAACAAGAAGAAGGGCACGTATCTGGACGATCTCCGGGCCGCCGGCGTCGCCCCCGAGCAGGTGGACTACGTCCTCTGCACGCATCTCCACGTGGACCACGTGGGCTGGAACACGCGCCTGGTCGGCGGGAAGTGGGTGCCCACGTTTCCCAACGCCAAGTACGTGATGGTGGGCTCGGAGTTCGAGTACTGGAAGCGTGAGCAGGAGGAGGGGCGCGACGCCTCCGGCTGCTTCGCCGACAGCGTGGCGCCGATCATCGGGGCCGGCAAGGCGATGCTGGTCGACGAGACCTGCAAGATCGACGACCACCTGCGCTTCGAGCCCTCGCATGGCCACACCCCGGGCCATTCCTGCGTGCGGCTCACGACCAAGACGGGCGAGGCCGTCTTCTCCGGCGATCTCATGCATCGCGTGGTGCAGGTGGCGGAGCCCCAGTGGTCGAGCAGGTTCTGCACCGACATGGCGCACGCCGCGCGCACCCGCAAGGCCTTCGTGGAGCAGATGGCGGACTCGGGCGTGCTGATCTGTGCCGCGCACTTCCCCCGCCCCGGCTTCATCGTGAAGCGGGCGGGCGGGCTCCGCTTCACCCCCGCCCCGGAGGCCTGA
- a CDS encoding NIPSNAP family protein, with the protein MLTLSIRYTIDPFKLADFEAYARGLAGPIERCGGKVAGYYAPTRFAGATNAALALIDFPSLSAYERYREALATDPEHTEVAKRAAQSGCILVEDRAFIQRVS; encoded by the coding sequence ATGCTCACTCTCAGCATTCGCTACACGATTGACCCGTTCAAGCTGGCCGACTTCGAGGCCTACGCGCGCGGCCTGGCGGGCCCCATCGAGCGGTGCGGCGGCAAGGTCGCCGGCTACTATGCGCCGACCCGGTTCGCCGGGGCCACCAACGCCGCCCTCGCCCTCATCGACTTCCCCAGCCTCAGCGCCTACGAGCGGTATCGCGAGGCGCTCGCCACCGACCCGGAACACACGGAGGTGGCGAAGCGCGCCGCCCAGTCCGGCTGCATCCTGGTGGAGGACCGCGCGTTCATCCAGCGGGTGTCGTAG
- a CDS encoding thioredoxin family protein produces MASSVVTAQRFAKGRTFEDYVRYVGTPENLAREAWGGYFPDSGSKPTARKDNSAVFRERYERARLSEYQAAAIKWLAAQPDGPAKILVIAEDWSSDCRRDLPWLARLAEAGGLELRIFNRDGQKILGVRRPDPAAYPDGNHDMMLEFLNVKDGGEWASLPVVAIYTKDMKELHRYFEYPAIYHKDRVRGHQQAARPGESEEQRKERDGREFLGMQRSPFFDIWASAGIDEILSALHEKRVLAGGAAS; encoded by the coding sequence ATGGCCAGTAGCGTCGTCACCGCCCAGCGGTTCGCCAAGGGAAGGACGTTCGAGGACTACGTGCGCTACGTCGGGACGCCCGAGAACCTCGCCCGCGAGGCCTGGGGCGGCTATTTCCCCGACAGCGGCTCGAAGCCGACGGCCCGGAAGGACAACAGCGCGGTGTTCCGGGAACGCTACGAGCGGGCGCGCCTCAGCGAGTATCAGGCCGCCGCCATCAAGTGGCTGGCCGCCCAGCCGGACGGGCCCGCGAAGATTCTCGTCATCGCCGAGGACTGGTCGTCCGACTGCCGCCGCGATCTGCCCTGGCTCGCGCGCCTCGCCGAAGCGGGTGGCCTCGAGCTGCGCATCTTCAATCGTGATGGCCAGAAGATCCTGGGCGTGCGTCGCCCTGACCCTGCCGCCTATCCCGACGGCAACCACGATATGATGCTCGAGTTCCTGAACGTGAAGGACGGCGGCGAGTGGGCCTCGCTGCCCGTGGTGGCGATCTACACCAAGGACATGAAGGAACTGCACCGCTATTTCGAGTACCCGGCCATCTACCACAAGGATCGCGTGCGGGGGCATCAGCAGGCGGCGCGTCCGGGCGAGAGCGAGGAGCAGCGGAAGGAGCGGGACGGCCGCGAGTTCCTCGGCATGCAGCGCTCCCCGTTCTTCGACATCTGGGCGTCGGCGGGGATCGACGAGATCCTGAGCGCGCTCCACGAGAAGCGCGTGCTCGCCGGCGGCGCCGCATCCTAG
- a CDS encoding acyl-CoA dehydrogenase family protein has translation MSGPFPTERAAKRAALLAAVESIRSVVAAGGEEAERLHTLPSATIQALCDSGLLSMKVPETLGGAEADPVTQLEVLEALTRVEASAGWCLMVATTAVGLPAGFLPDAAVGKILAGGRVPPAAVAIMPTGVATPVDGGYRLTGRWPFASGVPHAEWLTAGCWVRRDATDPGTRYIMVFPAASAMLHDNWRVAGLEGTGSNDFSVTDLFVPDDFAWNPATTPPRRGGALFRLGMPAFVAYEHVAFAVGVARRAIDAALELAQSKRRGMNAPAALSERARFHAVLGQGEMRVRAARAGAIELFEAAWSDALAGRTPDRRRQAELRSAAVHATEVAAEVVTALFRAAGGSALYRTGVLQRCLRDINAGAQHFMVSDSAYERLGQMMLGVPDVDPMG, from the coding sequence ATGTCGGGGCCTTTCCCCACCGAGCGCGCGGCCAAACGGGCAGCGCTGCTCGCGGCGGTGGAGTCGATCCGCAGCGTGGTCGCCGCGGGCGGCGAGGAAGCCGAGCGTCTCCACACGCTCCCGTCGGCGACCATCCAGGCGCTCTGCGACTCGGGCCTTCTCTCCATGAAGGTGCCCGAGACTCTCGGCGGCGCCGAGGCGGACCCCGTCACCCAGCTCGAGGTGCTGGAAGCACTCACGCGGGTCGAGGCCTCCGCGGGCTGGTGCCTCATGGTTGCTACGACCGCGGTGGGGCTGCCAGCCGGCTTCCTTCCCGATGCCGCCGTCGGCAAGATCCTCGCGGGCGGGCGCGTGCCACCCGCCGCCGTGGCCATCATGCCCACCGGCGTCGCCACGCCGGTGGACGGCGGCTATCGGCTGACCGGGCGCTGGCCGTTCGCGAGCGGCGTCCCCCACGCGGAGTGGCTCACCGCCGGATGCTGGGTGCGGCGCGACGCGACCGACCCGGGCACGCGGTACATCATGGTCTTCCCCGCCGCGTCGGCCATGCTCCATGACAACTGGCGTGTGGCGGGGCTCGAGGGCACCGGCAGCAACGACTTCTCGGTCACCGATCTCTTCGTTCCCGACGATTTCGCCTGGAACCCCGCCACCACGCCGCCCCGGCGCGGCGGCGCGCTGTTCCGGCTGGGCATGCCGGCCTTCGTGGCGTACGAGCACGTCGCCTTCGCCGTCGGGGTGGCACGGCGGGCCATCGACGCCGCCCTCGAGCTGGCGCAGTCCAAGCGGCGCGGGATGAATGCGCCCGCCGCCCTCTCGGAGCGCGCCCGCTTCCACGCCGTGCTGGGCCAGGGCGAGATGCGCGTCCGCGCGGCGCGGGCGGGGGCCATCGAGCTGTTCGAGGCGGCATGGAGCGACGCGCTCGCGGGCCGCACGCCCGACCGGCGCCGCCAGGCCGAGCTGCGCAGCGCGGCGGTGCACGCCACCGAGGTGGCGGCCGAGGTGGTGACCGCTCTCTTCCGCGCGGCGGGCGGCAGCGCCCTCTACCGCACCGGGGTCCTGCAGCGCTGCCTGCGCGACATTAACGCCGGCGCCCAGCACTTCATGGTGTCGGACTCGGCTTACGAGCGCCTGGGGCAGATGATGCTGGGCGTGCCCGACGTGGACCCCATGGGATGA
- a CDS encoding alcohol dehydrogenase catalytic domain-containing protein, producing the protein MTGAAAGGKMMKAQFYQGARRFVPGTAPVPTAGPGEALLRVRRVGICGTDLHIYEGHLDARVGKGRVIGHETFAEVVEAPTGAAVRAGDRVVVNPVVSCGECRACKMGASYVCYNLKVRGVDVDGGMRELYPVPVDRLLKVPDALSDDHAALIEPLAVATHDVNRAQVKPGDSVLVFGGGPIGALIAMVCRHRGARVAVAEINPFRVEMLRGLGLEVVGPDRDVMKFVPEWTNGEGVDVAFEVTGNPKAVRLMTDVVRVWGTISIVAIHSEPMPVNLLAMFSRELNMHASRLYTWEAWEEAIRLGATGAVTLGPLVSKKIPLEALGEGMEQALKGGPVMKVLIDLTQ; encoded by the coding sequence ATGACGGGTGCGGCGGCAGGCGGCAAGATGATGAAGGCGCAGTTCTATCAGGGCGCGCGGCGTTTCGTCCCCGGCACCGCGCCCGTGCCGACGGCCGGCCCGGGCGAGGCCTTGCTGCGCGTGCGGCGCGTGGGCATCTGCGGCACCGACCTGCACATCTACGAGGGGCACCTGGACGCGCGGGTGGGCAAGGGCCGCGTGATCGGGCACGAGACCTTCGCGGAGGTCGTGGAGGCGCCGACGGGCGCGGCGGTGCGCGCGGGCGACCGTGTCGTCGTCAATCCCGTTGTTTCCTGCGGCGAATGCCGGGCCTGCAAGATGGGCGCGTCCTATGTCTGCTACAACCTGAAGGTCCGCGGCGTGGACGTGGACGGCGGCATGCGCGAGCTGTACCCGGTGCCGGTGGACCGGCTCCTGAAGGTCCCGGACGCGCTCAGCGACGACCACGCCGCCCTCATCGAGCCCCTCGCCGTCGCGACCCATGACGTCAACCGCGCCCAGGTCAAGCCCGGCGACTCGGTGCTGGTCTTCGGTGGGGGCCCCATCGGCGCCCTCATCGCCATGGTGTGCCGGCACCGGGGGGCGCGCGTCGCCGTGGCCGAGATCAATCCCTTCCGCGTCGAGATGCTGAGGGGCCTGGGTCTCGAAGTCGTGGGGCCGGACCGTGACGTCATGAAGTTCGTCCCCGAGTGGACGAACGGCGAGGGCGTGGACGTGGCCTTCGAGGTGACGGGCAATCCCAAGGCCGTCCGCCTCATGACGGACGTGGTACGCGTCTGGGGTACGATCAGCATCGTCGCGATCCACTCGGAGCCGATGCCGGTGAACCTTTTGGCGATGTTCTCCCGCGAGCTCAACATGCACGCGAGCCGGCTCTACACCTGGGAGGCGTGGGAAGAGGCGATCCGCCTCGGCGCCACCGGCGCGGTGACGCTGGGTCCGCTCGTCAGCAAGAAGATCCCGCTCGAGGCGCTCGGCGAGGGCATGGAGCAGGCCCTCAAGGGCGGCCCCGTGATGAAGGTGCTGATCGACCTCACGCAGTAG
- a CDS encoding CoA transferase, whose amino-acid sequence MALPLEGIRVIELGGAFAGPFAAGILARMGADVIKVERPEGDDARGWGPPFWHGVSPAYLAMNSDKRGITLDLKDSKDVAWLMDEVTRADVLVHNMRPGVMEELGLGPDVMLAKNPRLVYASIWALGRTGPLKLNPGFEPMVQAFSGLMAMNGDEDSPPTRIGTSLLDFGTGMWAAMGALAGIIQRGRTGKGCVVDASLLETALGWLTGHYASYRISGEVPVRHRTGSSRLIPFEGFETKNGEIIIAAGNDRLFAKLAAALGHPEWATDPRYAKNTGRSANKADILGKIREIIATRTKGEWVDVLEAAGVPCAPIHSLPEIVEHPQTKAIGMLQPVPGASDLELVALPLNFDGEKPRIRRAPPKLGEHNAEIRGTREARS is encoded by the coding sequence ATGGCGCTGCCGCTCGAAGGGATCCGCGTCATCGAGCTGGGCGGGGCCTTCGCCGGCCCATTCGCCGCCGGCATCCTCGCTCGCATGGGCGCCGACGTGATCAAGGTGGAGCGTCCTGAGGGCGACGACGCGCGAGGCTGGGGTCCGCCGTTCTGGCACGGCGTGTCGCCCGCCTACCTCGCCATGAACTCCGACAAGCGCGGGATCACCCTGGACCTGAAGGACTCGAAGGACGTCGCCTGGCTCATGGACGAGGTCACGCGCGCCGACGTGCTCGTGCACAACATGCGGCCGGGCGTGATGGAGGAGCTGGGGCTCGGCCCCGACGTGATGCTGGCGAAGAACCCGCGCCTGGTCTACGCGTCGATCTGGGCGCTCGGCCGCACCGGCCCACTCAAGCTGAACCCCGGCTTCGAGCCCATGGTGCAGGCCTTCTCCGGGCTCATGGCCATGAACGGCGACGAGGACAGCCCGCCCACGCGGATCGGCACCTCGCTGCTCGACTTCGGCACCGGCATGTGGGCGGCCATGGGCGCGCTCGCCGGCATCATCCAGCGCGGCCGCACCGGCAAGGGCTGCGTGGTGGATGCCTCGCTGCTCGAGACCGCGCTCGGCTGGCTCACCGGCCACTACGCCTCGTACCGCATCTCCGGCGAGGTGCCGGTGCGCCACCGCACGGGGTCGAGTCGGCTCATCCCCTTCGAAGGCTTCGAGACCAAGAACGGCGAGATCATCATCGCCGCCGGGAACGATCGGCTCTTCGCCAAGCTCGCCGCCGCCCTCGGGCACCCCGAGTGGGCGACGGATCCGCGCTATGCGAAGAACACCGGGCGCTCGGCCAACAAGGCGGACATCCTCGGCAAGATCCGCGAGATCATCGCCACCCGCACCAAGGGCGAGTGGGTGGATGTCCTCGAAGCGGCGGGCGTGCCGTGCGCGCCCATCCACTCGCTGCCGGAGATCGTGGAGCACCCGCAGACCAAGGCCATCGGCATGCTCCAGCCCGTGCCGGGCGCGAGCGACCTCGAGCTGGTGGCGCTGCCGCTGAATTTCGACGGCGAGAAGCCGCGCATCCGCCGCGCGCCCCCCAAGCTGGGCGAGCACAACGCGGAAATACGCGGGACCAGGGAGGCACGGTCATGA
- a CDS encoding DUF1345 domain-containing protein gives MTARASRALKIPKITGPRPWRIIRKHPRIFVSILVGVAVGLALHALPSSRWGMRALVGWDMGALLYVILTFGMMARSDVAAIRLHASSQDEGAVGILFVTVASALASLLAIVFLLGKVGMGDAPKQGSDLVLATATIVLSWTLIHTIFSVHYAHEFYGDGGVGGLAFPGDEKEPDYWDFVYFSFVIGMTSQVSDVGITSKAIRRTVAAHGIVSFFFNAALLALTVNIAASAL, from the coding sequence ATGACGGCAAGGGCGTCGCGAGCGCTGAAGATCCCGAAGATCACCGGGCCGCGCCCATGGCGCATCATACGGAAGCATCCGCGGATCTTCGTGAGCATCCTCGTGGGCGTCGCGGTGGGCCTGGCGCTCCACGCGCTGCCGAGCTCGCGGTGGGGGATGCGCGCGCTGGTCGGCTGGGACATGGGCGCTCTGCTCTACGTGATCCTGACGTTCGGGATGATGGCGCGGTCAGACGTGGCCGCGATACGGCTTCACGCGTCCAGCCAGGACGAGGGCGCCGTCGGCATTCTCTTTGTCACCGTCGCTTCCGCCCTCGCCAGCCTGCTTGCCATCGTCTTCTTGCTCGGCAAGGTCGGCATGGGCGACGCCCCGAAGCAAGGGAGCGACCTGGTCCTCGCCACCGCGACCATCGTGCTGTCGTGGACGCTCATCCACACGATCTTCTCGGTGCACTACGCCCACGAGTTCTACGGTGACGGCGGCGTGGGCGGGCTGGCGTTTCCCGGCGACGAAAAGGAGCCGGACTATTGGGACTTCGTCTACTTCTCCTTCGTCATCGGGATGACGTCCCAGGTCTCCGACGTAGGGATCACGAGCAAGGCGATCCGCCGTACGGTGGCCGCCCACGGCATCGTGTCGTTTTTCTTCAACGCCGCGCTCCTCGCCCTGACCGTCAACATCGCGGCGAGCGCCCTCTAG
- the dapA gene encoding 4-hydroxy-tetrahydrodipicolinate synthase yields MTRRTQIAGIWLPIITPFRDGAVDLAGYERLIEHYLGKGVHGIFPVGTTGESPTLDDDELEAIVEATVRVVAGRVPVFVGIGGNATAKVLKTIRRLERHRFEGIVSVCPYYNRPSQDGMREHFTRIAEATDREILIYNIPYRTSVNLANDTLLRLAELPNIVGVKDSSGSLGQSLDLLRRRPRGFAVMTGDDGMLYTTLAHGGDGGILASAHVKTERFLDVHARMAANDHRGALARWTPLEGLIPLLFREANPMPLKHCLWRQGLIASPECRLPLTRISGELADDLDRAVKGLD; encoded by the coding sequence ATGACACGGCGAACGCAGATCGCGGGTATCTGGCTGCCCATCATCACCCCGTTCAGGGACGGTGCCGTGGATCTCGCCGGCTACGAGCGGCTCATCGAGCACTACCTCGGCAAGGGCGTGCACGGGATCTTCCCCGTCGGTACGACCGGAGAGAGTCCCACCCTGGACGACGACGAGCTCGAGGCCATCGTGGAAGCGACGGTGCGCGTGGTGGCGGGACGCGTGCCGGTGTTCGTCGGCATCGGAGGCAATGCCACCGCCAAGGTGCTGAAGACCATCCGGCGGCTCGAGCGCCACCGCTTCGAGGGCATCGTGTCCGTCTGCCCCTACTACAACCGGCCGAGCCAGGACGGGATGCGCGAGCACTTCACGCGCATCGCGGAGGCGACCGATCGCGAGATCCTCATCTACAACATTCCCTACCGGACGAGCGTGAACCTCGCCAACGACACGCTGCTTCGCCTCGCCGAGCTGCCCAACATCGTCGGCGTGAAGGATTCGAGCGGCAGCCTCGGCCAGTCGCTGGATCTCCTGCGGCGCCGGCCGCGGGGGTTCGCGGTGATGACGGGCGACGACGGCATGCTTTACACCACGCTGGCTCACGGCGGCGACGGCGGCATCCTTGCCTCCGCCCACGTGAAGACGGAGCGCTTCCTCGACGTCCACGCGCGCATGGCCGCCAACGATCATCGCGGGGCGCTCGCGCGCTGGACGCCGCTCGAGGGCCTGATCCCGCTGCTCTTCCGCGAGGCCAATCCGATGCCGCTCAAGCACTGCCTCTGGCGCCAGGGCCTGATCGCCTCGCCGGAGTGCCGGCTGCCGCTCACCCGGATCTCCGGCGAGCTCGCGGACGACCTCGACCGGGCGGTGAAGGGGCTCGACTAG
- a CDS encoding acyl-CoA dehydrogenase family protein yields MDDLSGLLADTCTRLFTDRVTPALIEATEKGKWPDDLWQAVEEGGLTLPQIPEQHGGAGGTWDHAQVVLSAAGRFAVPLPIAETMVGAWLLSSAGLDVPMGPITVAPTQPSDRLSISRNGGAWALSGTAARVPWGRSAKHVVVLAESGGKLMVARVAGGAAKAEPDTNLALEPRDTLTWSNAPVAAAGTSDSLQPDSLWLAGAMVRAAQMAGGLEFLLSQSVKYVSERKQFGKPLSTFQVIQQNLALLAGHTAAAGMAAQAAFHAMEKGDASFEIACAKIRVGEAAGLGAGIAHQAHGAIGFTYEHTLHFVTRRLWSWRAEFGAEGHWAERLGREVAARGAQALWTMLTSR; encoded by the coding sequence ATGGACGATTTGAGTGGTTTGCTGGCCGACACGTGTACGCGCCTCTTCACCGACCGCGTGACGCCCGCGCTGATCGAGGCCACCGAGAAGGGCAAGTGGCCGGACGATCTCTGGCAGGCGGTGGAGGAAGGCGGCCTCACGCTCCCGCAGATCCCCGAGCAGCACGGCGGCGCCGGCGGCACCTGGGACCACGCGCAGGTGGTGCTGAGCGCGGCCGGCCGCTTCGCGGTGCCGCTGCCGATCGCCGAGACCATGGTGGGCGCGTGGCTGCTCTCCTCCGCCGGGCTCGACGTGCCCATGGGCCCGATCACGGTGGCGCCGACTCAGCCGAGCGATCGCCTGTCTATTTCCCGGAATGGTGGCGCCTGGGCCCTCAGCGGCACCGCCGCGCGCGTGCCGTGGGGGCGCAGCGCCAAGCACGTCGTGGTCCTGGCCGAGAGCGGCGGCAAGCTCATGGTGGCGCGCGTGGCGGGCGGCGCCGCCAAGGCGGAGCCCGACACCAATCTCGCCCTCGAGCCTCGCGACACCCTCACCTGGTCGAACGCGCCGGTGGCCGCCGCGGGCACGTCTGACAGCCTGCAGCCGGATTCGCTCTGGCTGGCCGGCGCCATGGTCCGCGCCGCGCAGATGGCGGGCGGGCTCGAGTTCCTCCTGTCGCAGTCGGTGAAGTACGTGAGCGAGCGCAAGCAGTTCGGCAAGCCGCTCTCGACGTTCCAGGTGATCCAGCAGAACCTCGCCCTGCTCGCCGGCCACACCGCGGCGGCGGGCATGGCCGCCCAGGCGGCGTTCCATGCCATGGAGAAGGGCGATGCGTCGTTCGAGATCGCCTGCGCCAAGATCCGCGTGGGCGAGGCGGCGGGGCTGGGCGCGGGTATCGCGCATCAGGCCCACGGCGCCATCGGCTTCACTTATGAGCACACGCTGCACTTCGTCACGCGCCGGCTCTGGTCGTGGCGCGCGGAGTTCGGCGCCGAGGGGCACTGGGCCGAGCGGCTGGGACGAGAGGTCGCGGCGCGCGGAGCTCAGGCCCTCTGGACGATGCTGACGTCAAGGTGA
- a CDS encoding gamma-glutamyltransferase, producing the protein MTQQVPRVHEMEHHAAERVTTRPVVSGTQGVVSAGHPLVAMAGMRMLLAGGNAFDAAAAAGFAAAVVEPTASYTLLGECVAMLHDARRGETRALSGQGTAPALATIPFFQGRGLDRIPTGPGADAHLSFTVPGAIDAYLTLLEAYGTRTVSEVLAPALQYAERGFPMYEYMQRMLGIPESRSQFDLYPPGGHDVFYPGGGVPTLGQLLVQPALAGTLRRIAEADTQGRGHRLAGIAAARARVYRGDLADAIGGFSTRLGGLLRASDLADYRAQIEAPLRVSFAGREILGQSVWTQGPVLMQALGMLAGFDLRALGHNSAAYIHVVAEALKLAFADRERYYGDPRFASVPIAELLAPSYARERAALIRLDRAAAEAPAAGNLWPDGGAQARRSAGAEDPRATAPVPDGTTHIAAIDRDGNMIALTPSGGVFRKSAFAAELGCTLSTRSEMFVLDEGHPNAPAAGKRPRTTLVSYLICTNGTPTTTVGCPGGDDQAQADLQIVLNLLVFGMNPQQAVEAPRFSTQTLTNSFYPRAYKPGVLNVEPGIPQTTRDELAALGHLVTEIGACGIGAVVTHRDLASGVLSAGADPRRPTYALAC; encoded by the coding sequence ATGACCCAGCAGGTTCCCCGAGTGCACGAGATGGAGCATCACGCGGCGGAACGGGTTACCACGCGGCCGGTCGTTTCCGGCACCCAGGGCGTCGTCTCCGCCGGGCATCCGCTCGTCGCGATGGCGGGCATGCGCATGCTGCTCGCGGGCGGGAACGCCTTCGATGCGGCCGCGGCGGCGGGCTTCGCCGCTGCCGTCGTCGAGCCCACGGCCTCCTACACCCTCCTCGGCGAATGCGTGGCGATGCTCCACGACGCGCGCCGCGGCGAAACGCGCGCGCTGAGCGGCCAGGGCACCGCGCCCGCGCTGGCCACCATCCCATTCTTCCAGGGCCGCGGGCTCGATCGCATTCCCACCGGGCCGGGCGCCGACGCGCACCTCTCGTTCACGGTGCCTGGCGCGATCGACGCCTACCTCACCCTCCTCGAGGCCTATGGGACCCGCACGGTCAGCGAAGTGCTGGCGCCCGCGCTCCAGTACGCCGAGCGCGGCTTCCCCATGTACGAGTACATGCAGCGGATGCTCGGGATCCCCGAGTCGCGCAGCCAGTTCGACCTCTATCCTCCGGGTGGGCACGACGTGTTCTACCCCGGCGGCGGCGTGCCGACCCTCGGCCAGCTCCTGGTCCAGCCCGCGCTGGCCGGCACGCTGCGCCGCATCGCCGAGGCCGACACGCAGGGGCGTGGCCATCGCCTCGCCGGAATCGCGGCGGCGCGCGCCCGCGTCTATCGGGGCGATCTGGCCGACGCCATCGGCGGCTTCTCCACGCGGCTGGGCGGGCTGCTCCGCGCCTCCGACCTCGCCGACTATCGCGCGCAGATCGAGGCGCCACTGCGCGTGAGCTTCGCGGGACGCGAGATCCTGGGCCAGTCGGTGTGGACGCAGGGCCCCGTGCTCATGCAGGCGCTCGGCATGCTCGCCGGCTTCGACCTGCGCGCCCTCGGCCACAACTCCGCCGCCTACATCCACGTGGTGGCGGAGGCGCTCAAGCTCGCGTTCGCCGACCGCGAGCGCTACTACGGCGACCCCCGGTTCGCCTCCGTGCCCATCGCAGAGCTGCTCGCCCCGTCCTACGCGCGCGAGCGGGCGGCGCTGATCCGACTCGACCGCGCCGCCGCCGAGGCGCCGGCGGCGGGCAATCTCTGGCCGGATGGCGGCGCGCAGGCCAGGCGGAGCGCTGGCGCCGAGGATCCGCGCGCCACCGCGCCGGTGCCCGACGGCACCACCCACATCGCCGCCATCGACCGCGACGGCAACATGATCGCGCTCACCCCGAGCGGCGGCGTATTCCGCAAGTCGGCCTTCGCGGCCGAGCTGGGCTGCACGCTCAGCACGCGCAGCGAGATGTTCGTGCTCGACGAGGGGCATCCCAATGCCCCCGCCGCCGGCAAACGGCCGCGTACCACGCTCGTGAGCTATCTCATCTGCACGAACGGGACGCCCACCACCACCGTGGGCTGCCCGGGGGGCGACGATCAGGCGCAGGCGGATCTCCAGATCGTGCTGAACCTGCTGGTCTTCGGCATGAATCCCCAGCAGGCGGTGGAGGCGCCGCGCTTCTCCACCCAGACCCTGACCAACTCGTTCTACCCACGCGCATACAAGCCCGGTGTGCTCAACGTGGAGCCGGGCATTCCCCAGACGACGCGCGACGAGCTCGCCGCCCTCGGCCACCTCGTCACCGAGATCGGCGCCTGCGGCATCGGCGCGGTGGTCACGCACCGTGACCTGGCGAGCGGCGTGCTCTCCGCCGGCGCGGACCCGCGCCGCCCAACCTACGCGCTGGCCTGCTAG
- a CDS encoding histidine phosphatase family protein, whose translation MGWLLAGAVGLAALVTPTTAPAQARANPPLAGAELLAALRGGGYVIYFRHADTDHTQNDSRMTSMADCANQRNLTDAGRENSRQIGDAIRALGVPVGAVLASPMCRTVETAMLAFGRAERSMAVVERGPVASTGTRSYTALRALLSTPVPEGSNTMVVGHGNPYYAIVGQDHLAEAEAVVVRPAGTNFTEVARLTLTGWRELVTAPASR comes from the coding sequence ATGGGCTGGCTGCTCGCGGGCGCGGTCGGGCTCGCCGCGCTGGTCACGCCGACGACCGCGCCTGCTCAGGCTCGGGCGAATCCACCGCTGGCCGGAGCGGAGCTCCTGGCCGCCCTGCGCGGCGGCGGCTACGTCATCTACTTCCGTCACGCCGATACCGATCACACCCAGAACGATTCACGCATGACCAGCATGGCGGACTGCGCCAACCAGCGGAATCTCACCGATGCGGGACGCGAGAATTCCCGCCAGATCGGCGACGCCATCCGGGCGCTCGGGGTGCCCGTCGGCGCGGTGCTGGCGAGTCCCATGTGCCGCACGGTGGAAACCGCGATGCTGGCATTCGGCCGCGCCGAGAGGAGCATGGCGGTGGTCGAGCGTGGTCCGGTCGCGTCCACGGGCACCCGGTCCTATACCGCGCTGCGCGCCTTGCTCTCGACACCCGTTCCCGAGGGAAGCAACACGATGGTCGTGGGCCACGGCAACCCGTACTACGCGATCGTCGGTCAAGATCACCTGGCGGAGGCCGAGGCGGTGGTGGTCCGGCCCGCGGGCACCAACTTCACCGAGGTCGCGCGCCTGACCCTGACCGGCTGGCGCGAGCTGGTGACCGCTCCGGCGAGCCGCTGA